GCGAGGTGGAGGTGGCGCCCGGCGTGAGGCTGTTCCCCCTCCCGGGCCACACTCTCGGGATGCAAGGCGTGCTGCTGGAGTCGGGGAACCGGAAGGCGCTCTACATGGGGGATTGCGTCCCCACACGCCACCACATCCCCCTCCCCTGGATCATGGCCTACGACCTCCATCCGACGGTGACGCTCGAGACCAAGCGACGGGTGCTTCCCGAGGCGGCCCGCGAGGACTGGCTTCTCTTTCTCGAACACGATCCCGACTCCCCCGTCGGCCGCATCGAAGAAGAAAAGCCCCTCTCCTTCCGGTTCCACCCCGTGGAGGCCTGACGTGGCACACCCCCGGACCGTGGTGGCGGTGGAGGTGGCCGGAGAACCCGGACCGGATGAAGGCGGGTTCCTCACCCTCGTTCGGCTGAAGTACCGAAACGTCTACGCCGACGGTGGGACGTCGCGGCCTTACCTCTACGAGTACATCCACCGCCGCGGGTACGACGCCGTGGCGATCGGGCTTTTCCACGAGGAGGGAGGGGCCCCGGCCATGGCCTGGCGACCGGGCATCCGCGTGCCCGTCTACTTTCGAAGGGACCTTGCCCTCGCCGTCGATGACCCCCGTCCCTATCAGACCGTGCCGGAAGCGGTGGCGGGGAGCCTGGAGCCCGGAGACCTCGGACCCGAGGGTCTTGTCCGCAGGGTCGTGGAGGAAGTCCTGGAGGAGACCGGCTACGGGATCCAGCCCCGGGACGTGGTCCCCCTCGGGGGAGGCTTCTTTCCCTCCCACGGCCAGTCCTCAGAGAAGATCCACCTCTGCGCGGCGCGCGTGAATCCCGCCCTTCAGGGCGAAGCCACCGGCGACGGATCGGTGAACGAGCGCGACGCCCCACCCGTCCGGTTTTCGCCCGTCCGGGACATCCTTCTCGCCTCGGCCCGAGGGGAGATGGAGGATCCCAAGCTCGAGATCCTGGCCTGGCGGCTGTGCCTTTACCTGCATTACCTTCCCTTGGAGGGCCGTTACGCGAAGCCGGAAGAGCGCGCCGCCTTCGAAGAGTTCTCCCGGGCCCTGGGGTCGGGGGGATGGTTCTCCAAACGGGGGGCTTCGCCGTGATAGACAACGCCGTCTGCCGCATTCTGGGGATCCGGCTTCCCATTCTCCAGGGGGGAATGACCTGGGTATCCGAGGCGGTCCTCGCCGCCTCCGTGAGCGAGGCGGGCGGCCTGGGCTGCATCGCGACCGGCAACATGCCGGGGGAACTCTTGCGGGAGGAGATTCGCAAGATCCGGACCCTCACGGACCGCCCCTTCGCGGTCAACCTCATCCTCCTCTCGCCCAACTTCAAGGCGTGCGTGGACGTGGTCCGCGAGGAGAGGGTCCCCGTGGTCACCCTGGGGGCCGGCAACAGCGGGCCGGTCATCGCGGAACTCAAGGCCGCCGGCGTCCGGGTGGTGCCCGTGGTCAATTCGGTGGCCCTCGCGCGCCGGCTCGAACGGTCGGGCGCCGACGCCATCGTCGCCGAGGGCGAGGAAGCCGGCGGCCACATCGGCGATACCGCCACTCTGCCGCTGATCCCCCAGATGGTCGACGCCCTGAGCATCCCCGTCATCGCCGCCGGCGGAGTGGCCGACGGCCGTGGGATGGCGGCGGCCTTCGCCCTCGGCGCCCAGGGGATCCAGCTCGGGACCGCCCTCGTGGTGGCCGACGAATCCCGGGCGCACGAAAACTACAAGCAGGCCATCCTCAAGGCCTCGGACCGATCCACCGCCGTCACGGGCCGCTCCATCAGCAAGCCGGTCCGCGCCCTCAAGAACATGCTGACCCAGGAATTCCATGAAATGGAGGCACAGGGAGCTCCCTGGGAAGAGATCGAAGGCCTGGCCGTGGGCCGCTTGCGCGCCGCGGTCATGGAGGGGGACGTGACGCGCGGCTCGGTCATGATGGGCCAGGTGGCGGGGTTGGTGCGGACCCGTGGGCCGGTGAGGGACATTCTGCGAAGGATTGTGGAGGACTTTAACGCCACCATGGATAGGATCG
This Acidobacteriota bacterium DNA region includes the following protein-coding sequences:
- a CDS encoding NUDIX hydrolase encodes the protein MAHPRTVVAVEVAGEPGPDEGGFLTLVRLKYRNVYADGGTSRPYLYEYIHRRGYDAVAIGLFHEEGGAPAMAWRPGIRVPVYFRRDLALAVDDPRPYQTVPEAVAGSLEPGDLGPEGLVRRVVEEVLEETGYGIQPRDVVPLGGGFFPSHGQSSEKIHLCAARVNPALQGEATGDGSVNERDAPPVRFSPVRDILLASARGEMEDPKLEILAWRLCLYLHYLPLEGRYAKPEERAAFEEFSRALGSGGWFSKRGASP
- a CDS encoding nitronate monooxygenase, producing the protein MIDNAVCRILGIRLPILQGGMTWVSEAVLAASVSEAGGLGCIATGNMPGELLREEIRKIRTLTDRPFAVNLILLSPNFKACVDVVREERVPVVTLGAGNSGPVIAELKAAGVRVVPVVNSVALARRLERSGADAIVAEGEEAGGHIGDTATLPLIPQMVDALSIPVIAAGGVADGRGMAAAFALGAQGIQLGTALVVADESRAHENYKQAILKASDRSTAVTGRSISKPVRALKNMLTQEFHEMEAQGAPWEEIEGLAVGRLRAAVMEGDVTRGSVMMGQVAGLVRTRGPVRDILRRIVEDFNATMDRIGAYRIPPEGFDPVGS